The Penicillium oxalicum strain HP7-1 chromosome IV, whole genome shotgun sequence genome contains a region encoding:
- a CDS encoding FAD-containing monooxygenase EthA yields the protein MNGHADVRSEHRFDIIIIGAGISGINTAYRVQEQLPGFSYAILEARHDLGGTWDLFKYPGIRSDSDLFTFGFEFNPWRQTNPIAEGPEIKSYIANTARKFGIDQHILYKHKVTAANWSSEEHVWNLSVDADGKTKEYTARFVVFGTGYFNYDQPLEAQIPGIKNFKGQVIHPQFWPENLDYTDKKIVVIGSGATAITLIPNLAKRAARVTMLQRSPTYIMSLPNRSSTWLSYILPTATFHRVQRTIAIVITRMFFLLCQKYPTFSKWLLKQRVSRQLPKHIPYEPHFAPRYNPWDQRLCVCPDGDFFKCLRAGKADVRTDTIETVTENGILLKSGETLDAEIIVTATGLKLQIAGGCQISIDGEKYDLGSKYMWNGVMLQDLPNASYIIGYANASWTLGSDATAQFVTRLLKTLEERKLIAATPRLKPDEEKNLEERPLLNLSSTYISLASRTLPRAGNKRPWQPRDHYHKDMKIALKGDLTEGMEFVAGPSLRLRPKMN from the coding sequence ATGAACGGTCACGCCGACGTTCGGTCAGAACACCGCttcgacatcatcatcatcggggCTGGTATCTCCGGTATCAATACGGCCTACCGTGTGCAAGAACAGCTGCCTGGCTTCAGTTATGCCATTCTCGAGGCTCGTCACGACCTGGGCGGGACGTGGGATTTGTTCAAGTATCCTGGCATTCGCTCCGATTCGGACTTGTTCACATTCGGCTTCGAGTTCAACCCATGGCGCCAAACCAACCCCATCGCCGAGGGCCCGGAGATCAAATCGTACATTGCCAACACAGCGCGTAAGTTTGGCATTGACCAACACATCCTGTACAAGCACAAAGTGACCGCCGCCAACTGGTCGAGTGAGGAGCATGTCTGGAATCTATCGGTCGACGCCGACGGCAAGACGAAGGAGTACACAGCTCGATTTGTGGTCTTTGGAACGGGATATTTCAATTACGACCAGCCGCTCGAGGCCCAAATCCCTGGTATCAAAAACTTCAAAGGCCAGGTCATCCATCCGCAATTCTGGCCCGAGAACCTCGATTATACCGACAAGAAGATTGTGGTCATCGGGTCTGGCGCTACAGCGATCACTCTGATCCCCAATCTGGCCAAACGGGCGGCCCGTGTGACGATGCTGCAGCGCAGTCCAACGTATATCATGTCTCTGCCCAATCGCTCCAGCACATGGCTTTCATACATTCTCCCCACGGCGACATTCCACCGCGTTCAGCGCACAatcgccatcgtcatcacgCGCATGTTCTTCCTGCTCTGCCAAAAATACCCCACGTTTTCCAAGTGGCTTTTGAAGCAGAGAGTCAGTCGCCAATTACCCAAGCATATCCCGTATGAACCACACTTTGCCCCACGCTACAACCCATGGGACCAACGACTGTGTGTCTGCCCGGACGGCGATTTCTTCAAATGTCTCCGTGCCGGCAAAGCCGACGTGCGCACCGACACCATCGAAACCGTCACCGAGAATGGGATCCTCTTAAAATCCGGCGAGACCCTCGACGCAGAAATCATCGTCACCGCCACGGGGCTGAAACTTCAAATCGCCGGCGGGTGTCAAATCTCCATCGACGGAGAGAAGTATGACCTTGGCTCAAAGTACATGTGGAACGGGGTCATGCTCCAGGATCTCCCCAATGCGTCTTACATCATTGGATACGCCAATGCATCGTGGACGCTCGGATCCGATGCGACCGCGCAGTTTGTCACACGATTACTCAAGACCCTGGAGGAGCGCAAATTGATCGCTGCGACACCGCGACTCAAgcccgacgaggagaagaatctTGAAGAACGACCATTGCTGAATCTCAGTTCGACCTATATTTCTTTGGCCTCGAGGACGTTGCCGCGGGCTGGTAACAAGAGGCCTTGGCAACCGCGTGATCATTACCACAAAGATATGAAAATTGCGTTGAAGGGAGATTTGACTGAGGGGATGGAATTTGTGGCCGGGCCGAGTTTGCGATTGCGACCGAAGATGAATTAA
- a CDS encoding Dehydrogenase RED2 — MAAFLDLLQQYTRTALAHVPEPAQGYLRNPLTQKVLGVILALGLVRSLNKSLSQWTINNWTRSPRWDSKRELILLTGGCSGIGKKVMEILAQKGIRVIILDINEPDFPLPATVSFYKTDITSSASIAEVAKTIRAKHGDPTVLVNNAGVGYDGTILDEPEAKIRRTFEVNTISHFLMVKEFLPAMIRDNHGHVMTIASMASFVALGEMADYCGSKASALAFHESLRQELKSWYHAPGVRTSVVHPMWVRTPMIDMLTERESHFRQPIMTVEFVAKAIVKQILSQNSGQLILPSSQSLASAVRGMPTWMQEGVRSLASGSLLRLREAKQQEEL, encoded by the coding sequence ATGGCGGCCTTCCTCGACCTTCTTCAACAATATACCCGCACTGCTCTGGCACACGTCCCCGAGCCTGCGCAGGGCTATCTGCGTAACCCACTCACGCAAAAGGTCCTGGGAGTCATCCTCGCCCTCGGCCTCGTTCGCAGCCTCAACAAGTCCCTCTCGCAATGGACCATCAACAACTGGACCCGTAGCCCGCGCTGGGACTCGAAGCGCGAACTCATCCTCCTCACCGGAGGCTGCAGCGGCATCGGCAAGAAAGTCATGGAGATTCTCGCCCAGAAAGGCATCCGCGTCATCATTCTCGATATCAATGAGCCCGACTTCCCTCTCCCCGCCACCGTCTCCTTCTACAAAACCGACATTACGTCCTCCGCCAGTATCGCCGAGGTTGCAAAGACCATCCGCGCGAAACACGGCGACCCCACCGTTCTCGTCAACAACGCCGGCGTCGGTTACGATGGTACCATCCTCGACGAACCCGAGGCCAAAATCCGCCGAACCTTCGAAGTCAACACCATCTCACACTTCCTCATGGTCAAAGAGTTCCTCCCGGCGATGATCCGGGACAATCACGGACACGTGATGACCATCGCATCCATGGCTTCCTTCGTCGCGCTTGGTGAAATGGCCGACTACTGCGGCTCCAAGGCCAGTGCGCTGGCTTTCCACGAGTCGCTGCGGCAGGAACTCAAGTCCTGGTATCATGCTCCCGGGGTACGCACCTCGGTGGTGCATCCCATGTGGGTACGGACGCCGATGATCGACATGTTGACGGAACGGGAGTCGCATTTCCGCCAGCCCATTATGACGGTGGAATTTGTGGCCAAGGCCATTGTTAAGCAGATCTTGTCGCAGAACAGTGGGCAGCTTATCCTGCCTTCGAGCCAGTCGCTCGCCAGCGCGGTGCGCGGAATGCCGACATGGATGCAGGAGGGTGTGCGGTCGTTGGCATCGGGGTCATTGCTGAGGCTGCGCGAAGCGAAGCAGCAGGAAGAGTTGTAG